From Candidatus Sphingomonas colombiensis, one genomic window encodes:
- a CDS encoding VOC family protein encodes MPAPNTQFEFKGVNHLALVCKDMAKTVEFYRDVLGMPLVKTIDLPGNRGQHFFFDMGNGDSLAFFWFKGAPEAHPGISAPEALPTQGNFMSAHGSMNHIAFNVPAEKFDEYYDRLQSKGIAVTKILNHDNSDTQTSDHMHDDVFVRSVYFFDPDGVCLEFAAWTKEFTDADVAHDPVTADGTKAEGMIVQTALAQNDVAEMALAK; translated from the coding sequence ATGCCGGCCCCCAATACTCAGTTCGAATTCAAAGGCGTCAACCACTTGGCGCTGGTCTGCAAGGATATGGCCAAAACGGTCGAATTCTACCGCGACGTGCTCGGCATGCCGCTAGTCAAGACGATCGATCTGCCCGGTAATCGTGGCCAGCATTTCTTCTTCGACATGGGCAATGGCGACAGCCTCGCCTTCTTCTGGTTCAAGGGCGCACCCGAGGCGCATCCCGGCATTTCCGCACCGGAAGCACTGCCGACGCAAGGCAACTTCATGTCCGCGCACGGATCGATGAACCATATCGCGTTCAACGTTCCGGCCGAGAAATTCGACGAATATTATGATCGGCTGCAGTCGAAGGGGATCGCGGTCACCAAAATCCTGAACCACGACAATTCGGATACGCAGACTTCGGATCACATGCACGATGATGTGTTCGTGCGCTCGGTCTATTTCTTCGATCCCGATGGCGTGTGCCTCGAATTCGCAGCGTGGACCAAGGAATTCACCGACGCCGATGTGGCGCATGATCCGGTGACCGCCGACGGCACCAAGGCGGAAGGCATGATCGTCCAGACGGCGCTTGCCCAGAACGACGTCGCGGAAATGGCGCTGGCCAAGTAA
- a CDS encoding 5-methyltetrahydropteroyltriglutamate--homocysteine methyltransferase, with the protein MANDILLPTTIVGSYPQPDWLIDRERLKASLPPRTRAQELWRIPEPWLGDAQEAATLVAIRDQELAGIDIVGDGEMRRESYSNRLANALSGIDIDNPGVAMDRTGKPNPAPRVSGPIRRVGGIEVQDAEFLKRHSSKPVKLTLPGPFTMTKQAQNDYYKTDADLAMDYADAVNAEIKDLFAAGVDVVQLDEPYLQARAHDARDFALAALDRALDGVTGTTALHICFGYALVHGNQVTKPKAYDFLTELNRSRIDVISVEAAQPGLDPSILAELPDKIIMYGVLDLSHNEIEPAELIAARIREALRHVSADRLWIAPDCGMKYHSREVAFAKLAAMVEGTRIVRKELGAA; encoded by the coding sequence ATGGCCAACGATATCCTTCTGCCGACGACGATCGTGGGCAGCTATCCCCAGCCCGACTGGCTGATCGACCGCGAGCGACTGAAGGCGAGCCTGCCGCCGCGCACCCGCGCGCAGGAATTGTGGCGCATTCCCGAACCCTGGCTGGGCGATGCGCAGGAAGCCGCGACGCTCGTTGCTATCCGCGATCAGGAACTGGCCGGCATCGATATCGTCGGCGACGGCGAGATGCGCCGCGAAAGCTATTCCAATCGCCTCGCCAATGCGCTGAGCGGGATCGATATCGACAACCCCGGCGTGGCGATGGACCGCACCGGCAAGCCCAATCCGGCACCGCGCGTCAGCGGCCCGATCCGCCGTGTCGGCGGGATCGAGGTGCAGGACGCCGAATTCCTCAAGCGTCATTCGTCGAAGCCGGTGAAGCTCACCCTCCCCGGCCCGTTCACGATGACCAAGCAGGCGCAGAACGATTATTACAAGACCGACGCCGATCTCGCGATGGATTATGCCGACGCGGTGAATGCGGAGATCAAGGACCTGTTCGCCGCCGGCGTGGACGTCGTGCAGCTCGACGAACCGTATCTCCAGGCGCGCGCCCATGATGCGCGCGATTTCGCGCTCGCCGCGCTCGATCGCGCGCTGGATGGCGTGACCGGCACCACCGCGTTGCACATCTGCTTTGGCTATGCGCTGGTCCACGGCAATCAGGTGACCAAGCCGAAGGCTTATGACTTCCTGACCGAACTCAACCGCTCGCGCATCGACGTGATCTCGGTCGAGGCGGCGCAGCCGGGGCTCGATCCGTCGATCCTCGCCGAGCTTCCCGACAAGATCATCATGTATGGCGTGCTTGATCTGTCGCACAATGAGATCGAGCCGGCCGAGCTGATCGCCGCGCGTATCCGCGAGGCGCTGCGCCATGTGTCGGCGGATCGGCTGTGGATCGCGCCCGATTGCGGCATGAAATATCACTCGCGCGAGGTCGCCTTCGCGAAGCTCGCCGCGATGGTTGAGGGCACGCGGATCGTCCGTAAGGAGCTTGGCGCGGCGTAA